The following proteins come from a genomic window of Deltaproteobacteria bacterium:
- the moaA gene encoding GTP 3',8-cyclase MoaA has translation MIDGYNRNINYLRISITDRCNLRCSYCMPKEGVSVLGHEDVLRYEEILRIVKVAVSLGISKVRITGGEPLVRRGVVDFIASLAEISGLTDISLTTNGILLAPFAVPLLAAGIKRINISLDSLNEAKYHRITRGGELNAVLRGIEAVHQAGFYPVKINTVVIKGVNDDEIIDFARLTLHKPFQIRFIELMPMGQAGLGCEDQYISNEVILERIKSVYRLEPGGDGKNNTDGPARMYRIEGGLGKVGFISPISHHFCESCNRLRLTADGHLRACLLQDKDVDLRDALRDGCPDGELQGLMSGVIAAKPGKHELCCDENHVKKCAKEMSAIGG, from the coding sequence ATGATAGATGGTTACAATCGGAACATTAACTATTTGAGAATATCCATTACGGACCGATGCAATCTGCGGTGCAGTTATTGTATGCCGAAAGAGGGTGTCTCCGTGCTGGGACATGAGGATGTCCTCAGGTATGAAGAGATATTGAGGATTGTTAAGGTCGCGGTAAGCCTGGGAATCTCCAAAGTGCGCATCACCGGTGGCGAACCGCTCGTCAGGCGCGGCGTGGTGGACTTCATCGCCAGTCTGGCGGAAATTTCCGGTCTGACGGATATCAGCCTCACCACCAACGGCATCTTGCTTGCGCCCTTCGCTGTTCCTCTCTTGGCGGCGGGGATTAAAAGGATCAATATCAGCCTTGATTCCCTAAATGAGGCCAAATATCACCGGATTACCCGGGGAGGGGAGCTGAATGCCGTTTTGCGCGGCATAGAGGCGGTCCATCAGGCTGGGTTTTATCCGGTCAAAATCAACACCGTTGTCATCAAGGGCGTAAATGATGATGAGATTATTGATTTTGCCCGTTTGACGTTGCATAAACCATTTCAGATCCGATTCATCGAATTGATGCCGATGGGGCAGGCGGGTCTGGGTTGTGAAGATCAATACATTTCCAATGAGGTAATCCTGGAGCGGATTAAAAGCGTCTACAGGCTCGAACCGGGCGGCGACGGGAAAAATAATACTGATGGACCGGCGCGCATGTACAGGATTGAGGGCGGCTTGGGAAAAGTAGGTTTTATAAGTCCTATCAGTCACCACTTCTGCGAATCCTGCAACCGCCTCCGCCTTACCGCCGATGGCCACCTGCGGGCATGCCTGCTTCAGGATAAGGATGTGGATTTGAGGGATGCCCTGCGCGACGGTTGCCCTGATGGGGAATTGCAGGGCCTCATGAGCGGGGTTATTGCCGCCAAGCCGGGTAAGCACGAGCTATGCTGCGATGAGAACCATGTCAAAAAATGCGCCAAAGAAATGTCTGCAATCGGTGGATAA
- the greA gene encoding transcription elongation factor GreA: MGKVPITRSGFEKLKKDLETFKTVLLPENIKDIEVARAQGDLSENAEYSAAKERQSYIHGKIQEIENNLALSDVIDLAAMATDRAVFGTVVSIEEIDTGKAIKYQLVGPFESDINENKISVTAPLGKALIGKKIGDEIEVKAPGGVRKFEIVDILAN; the protein is encoded by the coding sequence ATGGGGAAAGTGCCAATTACCAGATCAGGTTTTGAAAAATTAAAAAAAGACCTGGAAACGTTTAAAACAGTCCTATTGCCGGAAAACATTAAGGACATTGAGGTTGCCCGGGCTCAGGGCGACCTGTCGGAAAATGCCGAATACTCGGCGGCCAAGGAAAGACAATCCTATATCCATGGCAAGATTCAGGAAATAGAAAATAATCTGGCCCTCTCCGACGTGATTGACCTGGCCGCTATGGCGACCGACAGGGCTGTTTTCGGGACGGTAGTGAGCATTGAAGAAATAGATACCGGTAAAGCGATTAAATACCAATTGGTCGGACCGTTCGAATCCGATATAAACGAAAACAAGATATCCGTCACCGCTCCACTCGGGAAAGCCTTAATCGGGAAAAAAATCGGCGATGAAATAGAAGTGAAAGCTCCCGGAGGGGTGAGAAAATTTGAGATAGTTGATATTCTCGCCAATTAG
- a CDS encoding F0F1 ATP synthase subunit epsilon, which translates to MADELLLEIVTPERLVFSDLVEQVTIPGSEGQFCVLKGHTPVLSFVDIGELNLVKDGKRSYYAINTGYAEVASNKVTLLVETAERADAIDKERARIAKERAQEKLSTMPPGASDDYEKSKAALMRAMARLNVAGKT; encoded by the coding sequence ATGGCGGATGAATTATTGCTGGAAATTGTTACCCCGGAAAGGCTGGTTTTCAGCGACCTCGTCGAGCAGGTGACAATACCGGGGAGCGAAGGACAGTTTTGCGTCTTGAAAGGTCACACACCAGTTCTTAGCTTCGTTGATATCGGGGAACTGAACCTCGTCAAGGACGGCAAGCGGTCCTATTACGCCATAAATACCGGTTATGCCGAGGTGGCGTCAAACAAGGTAACCCTGCTGGTCGAAACGGCCGAACGAGCCGATGCCATTGACAAGGAAAGAGCCAGGATAGCCAAAGAAAGGGCTCAGGAAAAACTAAGTACGATGCCCCCAGGGGCGAGCGACGATTACGAAAAGTCAAAGGCTGCCTTGATGAGGGCTATGGCCAGATTGAACGTGGCGGGCAAAACCTGA
- the atpD gene encoding F0F1 ATP synthase subunit beta has product MNVGKIVQVIGPVVDVAFEDGNIPNILNAISITNPTIDEREDNLIVEVAQHLGDNVVRCIAMDITDGLVRGMAAKDLGTPIMVPAGPECLGRILNVVGRPVDGLGPVNAKNFSSIHKESPSFMEQDTSVKVLETGVKVIDLLVPFPRGGKMGLFGGAGVGKTVVMMEMIHNIAMHHGGISVFGGVGERTREGNDLYLEMKESGVIKQAALIYGQMTEPPGARARVALTALAVAEYFRDVEGQDVLLFIDNIFRFTQAGSEVSALLGRMPSAVGYQPTLATDLGELQERITSTTKGSITAVECVYVPADDLTDPAPATTFAHLDGTVVLSRPLSELGIYPAVDPLDSTSRILDPNVLGKEHYEVARLVQLTLQKYKDLQDIIAILGMDELSEEDKLTVSRARKVQRFLSQPFFVAAQFTGKEGKFVSVADTVRGFKEILDGKHDDLPEQAFYMVGGIEEVVEKAKQLSD; this is encoded by the coding sequence ATGAATGTAGGAAAGATTGTGCAAGTAATAGGACCGGTCGTTGATGTGGCCTTTGAGGATGGAAATATCCCCAACATCTTAAACGCCATCAGCATAACTAATCCCACCATTGACGAACGGGAAGACAACCTGATCGTCGAGGTTGCCCAGCATCTGGGTGACAATGTAGTCCGCTGCATAGCCATGGACATTACCGATGGTCTGGTCAGAGGCATGGCGGCCAAGGATCTGGGCACTCCGATCATGGTACCGGCCGGACCGGAATGTCTGGGCAGGATATTAAACGTGGTCGGACGCCCCGTTGATGGATTGGGTCCGGTAAACGCAAAAAACTTTTCCTCCATTCATAAAGAATCCCCCTCCTTTATGGAGCAGGATACGAGTGTCAAGGTGCTGGAAACAGGCGTTAAAGTTATTGACTTACTGGTGCCTTTCCCCCGGGGCGGTAAAATGGGACTCTTCGGAGGCGCGGGAGTGGGGAAAACCGTCGTCATGATGGAGATGATCCACAATATAGCGATGCACCATGGCGGTATTTCCGTTTTTGGCGGTGTAGGCGAAAGGACGCGGGAAGGAAACGATCTCTATTTAGAAATGAAGGAATCCGGCGTTATCAAGCAGGCTGCCCTTATTTACGGCCAAATGACTGAACCACCGGGAGCAAGGGCGAGAGTCGCTCTGACGGCGCTCGCGGTAGCCGAGTATTTTCGTGATGTGGAAGGCCAGGATGTGCTGCTCTTCATAGATAACATCTTCCGCTTTACTCAGGCCGGATCTGAGGTTTCGGCGCTTCTGGGACGCATGCCCTCGGCCGTCGGCTATCAGCCGACCCTGGCGACGGATCTGGGAGAGCTGCAGGAACGCATCACTTCCACTACCAAGGGTTCCATCACTGCCGTAGAGTGTGTTTACGTGCCCGCCGACGATCTTACGGATCCGGCGCCGGCAACTACCTTTGCCCATCTGGACGGCACCGTGGTTCTGTCCCGACCTCTTTCCGAACTTGGTATCTATCCGGCAGTTGATCCGCTGGATTCCACTTCCCGGATCCTCGATCCCAATGTACTCGGGAAAGAGCATTACGAAGTTGCCAGACTTGTTCAGCTTACTCTGCAGAAATATAAAGATTTGCAGGACATCATTGCTATCCTCGGCATGGATGAGCTCTCCGAAGAAGACAAGCTGACCGTGAGCCGCGCGAGAAAGGTACAGAGATTCCTGTCGCAGCCATTTTTCGTTGCTGCTCAATTCACCGGTAAGGAGGGCAAATTTGTGTCCGTGGCCGATACGGTCAGAGGCTTTAAGGAAATACTGGACGGCAAACACGACGATTTACCCGAGCAGGCCTTCTACATGGTGGGTGGCATCGAAGAGGTCGTGGAAAAAGCCAAGCAACTATCTGACTAA
- the atpG gene encoding ATP synthase F1 subunit gamma, translating into MAALKDIKRKVVAVQKTRQITKAMNMVAASKFKASQTRLENFRPYALKFMDVLKSLAPRVEPAAHPLLAVREAKKIWVMCMTSDRGLCGGFNNNLIKATERFVRERIGAGQEVVLIPVGKKGRDYFRKKHNIRGERVEVFRRLDMTLAASIADDVIEPFIKEEYDELHVIYNEFANVSIQRPAMVRIFPLPLIGARDDLPFDKRVNYLYEPSEPALVERLLPMYVHVLIYRALLETSAGENGARMVAMDNATRNCEDMINSLTLKYNKARQAAITAELMDIVGGTEALSKG; encoded by the coding sequence ATGGCCGCCTTAAAGGACATTAAAAGAAAAGTAGTAGCGGTTCAGAAGACCAGGCAGATCACCAAGGCCATGAATATGGTTGCGGCCTCGAAGTTTAAGGCCTCCCAGACCAGGCTGGAGAATTTCCGGCCTTATGCGCTTAAATTCATGGATGTACTGAAAAGTTTGGCGCCGCGTGTGGAACCGGCCGCCCATCCTTTGCTGGCAGTGCGTGAGGCAAAGAAAATATGGGTGATGTGCATGACCTCTGATCGTGGTCTTTGCGGGGGTTTTAACAATAACCTGATTAAAGCCACCGAAAGGTTCGTCCGGGAAAGAATCGGCGCCGGTCAGGAAGTGGTGCTGATTCCTGTTGGCAAGAAGGGGAGAGACTACTTTCGGAAGAAACACAACATCCGGGGGGAGCGCGTTGAAGTCTTCCGCCGCCTTGATATGACCCTGGCGGCAAGCATTGCGGACGATGTCATCGAGCCTTTTATCAAGGAAGAGTACGATGAGCTGCACGTCATCTATAACGAGTTTGCCAACGTTTCCATCCAACGGCCCGCTATGGTAAGGATTTTCCCGTTGCCATTGATTGGCGCCCGCGATGATCTCCCGTTCGACAAAAGGGTGAATTACCTATACGAACCTTCCGAGCCGGCCCTGGTGGAACGACTCCTTCCCATGTATGTTCATGTGCTCATCTATCGGGCGCTGCTGGAGACATCGGCGGGAGAAAACGGCGCCCGGATGGTGGCGATGGACAACGCCACCCGCAACTGTGAGGACATGATCAACAGCTTGACGCTTAAATATAACAAAGCGAGACAGGCGGCGATAACGGCGGAGCTGATGGACATCGTCGGCGGCACTGAGGCGCTGTCCAAGGGATAA
- the atpA gene encoding F0F1 ATP synthase subunit alpha, translating into MEMIRAEEISQIISQQIKDYEKKLDVSETGIVLSVGDGIARVYGVQKAMAMELLEFPGGILGMVLNLETDNVGVAILGEVTHIKEGDIVKRTGKIAQVPVGEALLGRVIDATGAPMDGKGPIETQEFRRIEMVAPGVIQRQPVNEPMYTGLKAIDAMTPIGRGQRELIIGDRQIGKTAIGVDAIIRQKDTGVKCVYVAIGQKKSTVAQVVENLRKHDALAYTCVVSATASDPATMQYIAAYAGCSIGEYFRDKAQDALIIYDDLSKQAVAYRQISLLLRRPPGREAFPGDIFYNHSRLLERAARVSKELGGGSLTALPIIETQAGDVSAYIPTNVISITDGQVYLEPSLFYSGIRPAINVGLSVSRVGGAAQVKAMKQVAGTLKLDLAQYRELAAFAQFGSDLDKSTQAQLERGVRLVEILKQPQFQPMSLSQQVAILFAGTRGYLDKYPVASIKNYEPQLLSFLATKYPEIGREIDEKKIISADLEQKLKTAVGEFDTVFTVS; encoded by the coding sequence ATGGAGATGATAAGGGCAGAGGAAATCAGTCAGATTATTTCTCAACAGATTAAAGATTATGAAAAGAAACTGGATGTCAGTGAAACCGGCATCGTTCTTTCCGTAGGCGATGGCATCGCCAGGGTATATGGAGTGCAGAAGGCGATGGCGATGGAGTTGCTGGAATTTCCGGGCGGCATCTTGGGCATGGTCCTGAACCTCGAAACGGATAACGTAGGCGTTGCCATTCTGGGAGAGGTAACGCACATTAAGGAAGGCGATATTGTCAAACGGACCGGCAAGATTGCCCAGGTGCCTGTTGGTGAGGCACTGCTGGGCCGCGTTATTGACGCCACCGGCGCCCCGATGGACGGGAAGGGTCCCATAGAGACCCAGGAGTTTCGCCGGATTGAGATGGTTGCCCCCGGTGTTATTCAGCGGCAGCCAGTAAATGAGCCCATGTACACGGGGCTTAAGGCCATTGATGCCATGACGCCTATCGGCCGTGGACAGCGGGAATTAATCATTGGTGACCGGCAGATCGGCAAGACGGCCATCGGTGTTGATGCCATCATCAGGCAGAAGGATACAGGCGTAAAATGCGTCTATGTGGCGATCGGGCAAAAAAAATCCACCGTGGCGCAAGTAGTGGAAAATTTGAGAAAACATGATGCCCTGGCCTATACTTGCGTTGTTTCCGCTACCGCAAGCGATCCGGCCACCATGCAGTATATTGCCGCCTATGCCGGCTGCAGCATCGGCGAATATTTCCGTGATAAGGCGCAGGATGCACTGATTATTTATGATGATCTCTCCAAGCAGGCTGTGGCTTACCGTCAGATTTCGCTGCTGCTCCGCAGACCTCCCGGGCGCGAAGCCTTTCCGGGCGATATATTTTATAATCACTCCCGACTGTTGGAACGTGCCGCCCGTGTCAGCAAAGAATTGGGCGGAGGATCGCTCACGGCCCTGCCGATCATTGAAACGCAGGCGGGTGATGTTTCCGCCTACATTCCCACCAACGTTATTTCCATAACCGATGGGCAGGTGTATCTGGAGCCTAGTCTTTTTTATTCCGGCATCAGGCCCGCCATCAATGTAGGCTTGTCAGTTTCACGCGTTGGCGGCGCGGCCCAGGTAAAGGCCATGAAACAGGTGGCGGGAACCTTGAAACTTGATCTGGCTCAGTACCGTGAGCTGGCCGCCTTTGCCCAGTTTGGCAGCGACCTGGATAAGTCAACGCAGGCCCAACTGGAGCGCGGTGTGCGCCTGGTGGAAATATTGAAGCAACCGCAGTTCCAGCCCATGTCGCTGTCGCAACAGGTGGCAATTCTGTTTGCCGGTACGCGGGGATATCTGGATAAGTATCCGGTAGCATCCATAAAGAATTACGAGCCTCAGCTTTTGAGTTTCTTAGCCACGAAATACCCCGAAATTGGTCGGGAAATTGATGAAAAAAAGATTATCAGTGCGGATCTGGAACAGAAATTAAAAACTGCAGTCGGCGAATTTGATACGGTATTTACTGTCAGTTGA
- the atpH gene encoding ATP synthase F1 subunit delta, translating into MITSNVARRYARAFFTVAGEQNRYEEYYRELRLFAVVMEDNKNFRELLSNPVYDKGDKKKVVDRVLLKLNLSLPTANFIRLLVEKRRIAGLTDIEESYRKLMDDALGISRVQVRTAFPMTSELAANLQRGLESLTGKKVEMQIDEDASLLGGVVVRVGDKLYDGSIKVQLNNMSRLLGEEI; encoded by the coding sequence TTGATAACCAGTAATGTTGCCAGACGCTACGCGCGGGCTTTTTTTACTGTGGCGGGCGAACAAAACAGGTATGAAGAATACTACCGGGAATTAAGACTTTTTGCCGTGGTCATGGAGGACAACAAAAACTTCAGAGAATTGCTTTCTAATCCCGTATATGACAAAGGGGACAAGAAAAAGGTCGTGGACAGGGTTTTGCTGAAGCTGAATTTATCCTTGCCAACGGCTAATTTTATCAGGCTTTTAGTTGAGAAACGCCGGATAGCCGGCCTGACTGATATTGAGGAAAGCTATCGCAAGCTGATGGATGATGCCCTTGGGATCTCCCGCGTACAGGTAAGGACGGCGTTTCCCATGACATCGGAGCTGGCGGCAAATCTGCAGCGAGGCCTGGAGTCCCTGACCGGGAAAAAAGTGGAAATGCAGATAGATGAAGATGCGTCATTGCTGGGAGGCGTCGTGGTCAGGGTAGGTGACAAGCTTTACGATGGCAGCATCAAGGTGCAATTGAATAACATGAGTAGGCTCTTAGGGGAGGAGATATAG
- a CDS encoding ATP synthase F0 subunit B yields the protein MKSRDAEKSFRRSLQNRSLKKMMHTKMLIFILFVLSVGPALGITLLHASTGGGDPEAGRNWVGFGWRAFNFVVLAGLLYWLMADKVRDFFSSRQDDVKTTLQGLAVAKEEAEKKFAEYNARLDKATDEIQAMSDLIRQQGLAEKERIIADAERAAVKMKDDARKRMDHEMKMARHDLREEAVRLSVQMAQDTLKQNITATDHAAMVGDYIDKVVSKH from the coding sequence ATGAAGAGCAGGGACGCAGAGAAGTCATTCCGCAGGTCGTTACAAAACCGATCGTTAAAGAAAATGATGCATACTAAAATGTTGATTTTCATCCTGTTTGTTCTGTCCGTCGGTCCTGCCTTGGGTATTACGCTGCTGCATGCCTCCACAGGTGGCGGCGATCCGGAAGCCGGTAGAAACTGGGTCGGCTTTGGCTGGCGCGCGTTTAATTTTGTTGTGCTGGCCGGCTTGCTCTATTGGCTCATGGCCGACAAAGTGAGGGATTTTTTTAGCAGTCGTCAGGATGACGTTAAAACGACCCTGCAGGGGTTAGCCGTCGCTAAAGAAGAAGCGGAGAAGAAGTTTGCCGAATATAATGCCCGGTTGGACAAGGCCACGGACGAGATACAAGCCATGTCGGACTTGATCAGGCAACAGGGGCTGGCAGAAAAGGAAAGGATCATCGCCGATGCCGAAAGGGCGGCAGTGAAAATGAAGGATGATGCCCGTAAGAGGATGGACCACGAGATGAAAATGGCACGTCACGATTTGCGGGAAGAGGCCGTGCGCCTTTCCGTGCAAATGGCTCAGGATACCCTGAAGCAGAATATTACCGCGACCGATCACGCTGCTATGGTCGGAGATTATATAGACAAGGTGGTGAGCAAGCATTGA